In Leucobacter denitrificans, the genomic window AAGAAGGAACGGGAGTAACCATGTCTTCGACTGTGAGCGAGATCATCGTTACGGGTGAGTCGAACTACGCGATTTCGGTTGGGCGCGGGTTGCTGGATCGGATACCCGAGGCTCTGGGCGACAAGGTCGCCAAGGTGCTGATTGTGCACACTCCAACCGTGGGTAAGCTTGCCGATGACTTGCGTGCATCGCTACAGGAGACATATGCGCAGGTGTTGCTCGCTGAGGTGCCCGATGCTGAATCGGCAAAGCGCGTCGAAGTAGCGGCGTTCTGCTGGCAGATTCTCGGGCAGGCTGACTTTACGCGTAGCGATGCCATCATCGGCTTGGGCGGTGGAGCGGTGACTGACCTCGCAGGCTTCGTCGCAGCAACCTGGTTGCGGGGGGTCAAACTCGTACAGGTTCCGACGACTGTCCTCGGAATGGTAGATGCCTCCGTCGGGGGCAAAACCGGAATCAATACCGCTGAAGGAAAGAACCTCGTCGGCGCGTTTTATGCGCCGGCTGCAGTGATCTGTGACTTAGAGGTGCTGGGTTCCTTGCCGAAGAACGAAGTCCTGGCTGGTTTCGCAGAGGTGGCGAAGTGTGGGTTCATTGCTGAACCTGAGATTCTCGACATTATCGAAGCAGATGTGGATCGTGCCACGGATTCAACGACACCGGAGTTTCAGCGTGTTGTTGAACTTGCGATCGGTGTGAAAGCACGAGTGGTCTCGGAGGATTTCAAGGAGGGTGGTCTTCGCGAGATCCTCAACTATGGGCACACCCTGGGCCACGCGATTGAACACGCTGAGCGTTATCAGTGGCGTCACGGCGTTGCCATCGCGATAGGCATGATGTTCGCAGCAGAACTTGGGCGTATGGCTGGCTCGCTATCAGACGAGGCGGTTGCCAGGCATAAGCGCGTGCTCTCACTTCTCGGGCTTCCGATGCAGTACCCCGCAGGGCGATGGTCAGGGCTACTTGCCACGATGCAGCGCGATAAGAAGGCTCGGGCCGGAATGCTTCGATTTATCGTTCTCGATGACATCGCGAAGCCCCGGGTACTTGCTGGTGTCGATGACTCGATTCTCCAATTCGCGTATCAGGAAATTGCGAGCTGAGAGACGGGTTCGACTCTCGCGCAATCTCAGAATTGCGCGTACAATGTGGATATGAGTATCGCAGCAACAGGGCAACCGGGGTTCGTTGAGG contains:
- the aroB gene encoding 3-dehydroquinate synthase, translated to MSSTVSEIIVTGESNYAISVGRGLLDRIPEALGDKVAKVLIVHTPTVGKLADDLRASLQETYAQVLLAEVPDAESAKRVEVAAFCWQILGQADFTRSDAIIGLGGGAVTDLAGFVAATWLRGVKLVQVPTTVLGMVDASVGGKTGINTAEGKNLVGAFYAPAAVICDLEVLGSLPKNEVLAGFAEVAKCGFIAEPEILDIIEADVDRATDSTTPEFQRVVELAIGVKARVVSEDFKEGGLREILNYGHTLGHAIEHAERYQWRHGVAIAIGMMFAAELGRMAGSLSDEAVARHKRVLSLLGLPMQYPAGRWSGLLATMQRDKKARAGMLRFIVLDDIAKPRVLAGVDDSILQFAYQEIAS